The segment ACAGCAATTGCAGGCAAAATCGGATCAACAAGTCCTAGTCCCATAAAGGAAATAATCGTTGCAAAAAAGATTACCCAAATGACTAGCGGCTGTTTATTTGGTGATTCCAATGAAGTAACAGTCTCCCTGCTCATTAATATCATCCTTCTTTTTATTAATTAATCGATTTAATAATCCATGTAAAAGTATAGACCTTATTAACGTTTACGTCAACGTCAATGTTTGCCATTGTATCACTTGCTCTTTTCTTTTCATTATGCCAAAGTTATTAATAAATATGACGTATTACATGCTGCCTTTATTGGAGCAACGTAAAAAGGAGCAACAATTATGGAATGGCTGAAAATTGATGACGTGGCAAAAAGGAGCGGATTGACTAAACGGACAATTCGTTATTATGAGCAAATAGGACTTATCCCTTCCCCAGAAAGAAGTGACGGGGGTTATCGTTTATATACAGAAGAACATGTGACACTATTACAGAAAATCACCAACGCAAAGGATGTACTTGGCTTCTCCCTTCAAGAACTGCAGGAGTTCATTGCCTTAAGTGATGCATTGGAGCTGCAGAAAATAGATTATCGGCAAGTAAAAGGAACAAGCCTGCAAAGAGAAAAGCTGGAAAAAATACTAGAAACGACATTAGAGCAATTG is part of the Niallia taxi genome and harbors:
- a CDS encoding MerR family transcriptional regulator; this encodes MEWLKIDDVAKRSGLTKRTIRYYEQIGLIPSPERSDGGYRLYTEEHVTLLQKITNAKDVLGFSLQELQEFIALSDALELQKIDYRQVKGTSLQREKLEKILETTLEQLRLIELKKQNILKVEEDIVSLKNRAEAALKRWAEEDAK